In the Chromobacterium sp. ATCC 53434 genome, TTGAACAAATTGGGAAACTCCAGCGATATCCTCTGGCCCCTGGCCGCGCCGTGAAGCCGCTCGTTGCCGGGCTCCTCATCGAAATACGACAGGCATTTCGAATCGACGGGAATTCGCTCTATCTTCAGCTTGCACTCCCGCCGCCTCAACCGCGCTTCCAGCTCGCGCGGTCCGGTCGATGTCAGTTCGAATTGATGGATGCCGCCTCCCCAGGCCTTGGCGACGCCATCCTCCCGCCACTCCGTCACCTCGGTCGCCGCCACTTGCCGCAGCGAAAAAGCCGCCATCGATTTCGAGTGGCCGGCCGCCACCAGATACCGCCCCGGCAAGCTGGGACCGGGCTTTGGAAGCAGATTGATCGCGCCGGCCGGCAGGCATTGCGGGGCCGCCACGATATCGGCCCGGATATCGAAATAGATGTCCAGAGTATGCGATTCATCCATGGTCAGCGCGATGGGCCATTCCGCCGTGTGCCGCTGCGCGCCGACGACGGCCACGCCGTCGACCTTCCAGTGGTCCAGCCGCACGCCTTCCCGCGGCGCGACGATCACAGTGACCGTGCCGTGCCGCGGCAGATGGCTCAGCCCGCGCGGGATCACGGCGGCCGCCTCCGCCTCGTCCACTCCTTTCAGCTCCACCATGGCGCCATCCTGATCGACGATACCCCAGACGGCCACCTTCAGCGTCGCCACCTGATCGGACGAAGACTTCAGCCCGCCGGTCTTGTAACGGCTGAGTTCCTGCGCGCTCCACCGCAAGAAGGGCGCCGCGCTGGCGGCATTGGGCAGGCCCGGCGCGATGCCGGTCGGCTGGCCCTGCCAGGTCTGCTCGTGGTCCGAATACATCGGCAGCGCCCTGGCCCCGTCATCGGCGTCGCTCGAATAGGCCATGACGGTGAAGAAAGACTTGTCGGGCGGAATATAGCCCCTGGCATAGCCATACAACTGGTCGCTGACGTCGCCCGATTCCATCTCCTCGTGCTCGGAATGCCTGGCGCCCAGCAGATGCCCCAGCTCATGGGCCAATGCATGGTCCGGCGACAACATGTTCCAGGGCTTGCCGCTGGGCCGCGTCACTTGCAGCGCCAGCGCCAGCACGCGCTGGTGGAAGGCGACGCCGGCGGCGTTCGGCGGCGCCGGTATGTCGCCGGCCTTGCCGACCACCACGCCGAGACCGCTCGGAGACAAAGTGCCGTGCACCGCCAGCAGGACGACGATATCGGTCTTGCCTTCGGCCAGGTGCGCGAGCAACTCGGCATGCAGGCTCCCCTTGTCGTCCAGCGCTTCGCCCAACAAGCCCTGCGTATCGATGTTTTTTGGCTCGCCGGCGAACGGCCGCGCCTCGATATGGACGCGCGCCGGCATCCTGCTGTTGGCGAAGACGGTATTGGTGTCGTCCTGGACCAGCAGCATCGCCAGCTCGATTTCCGCCTGGCCTATCTTCAGCTGCGCTTTCGCCGCGGCCGCCGGATAGAACGCGCATATCGAGATCAGCGCCGGCTCCTCGGCCGCGACGAAACGGACCCGACGGCCCGAGTCGGCGTCGAGCACGCCGGCCTCCCCGGACCGAACCGGCCGCTGCGCGACCGTATCGCAATGCAGCGGCTCCGGCGGCGGCGACAAGGTCACCCGGACCTGCGCGTCCCCGGCCGGATGGATCAGGTAATGCCGGCCATCGACGACGACCTTGCCGGCCAGCATCGCCCCCTGCTCTTCCCGCACGGAAAAGGCCAGGCAGGCCGACAGGTCCCGACCGCCAGCCGCCAGGCCGTGCCAGAGGTGAAGACCGGGCCTCGGCGATTCCGTCCTGTGGCTCAGGCAAACGCCGCCGACACCGGGAAACAGCATCAGTCCGATGCCGCCGGCCTCGCCCCCGCTCCGGGCCTGCTCAAGCGCCTGCAGCAATACCTGCGCGTCAAAGTCCAGAACCCGTCCCTGCCGCTGCTGATCCAGGTTCGCCGGAGCCTGCGAGGAACAAGCTGGAAACAAATCCCCAAAAATCATGGCGCCTCCCATCCTGTGGCCATGTCCGCGCGCGGCGGGCCATCTCGGCCGTTTCAATCGGATGGGGCAATGCTAGCGGCGGCGGGACGGCGATGAGCCGCCGGCCGCGTTTATTCAGAACGCTCCCAAACAGTCGGGACCGCGCCTGCCAGACCGGCGCCCGGCCCATCGCGGCCCGGCGCCGCTATTAATCCGGCAGTAATAATCCGTACAGATTGTATACTTCCGGCATGGAAAAAATCGATGTGCGCAAGCTTGAACTGGCCGCCCGTGAGCAGCTGAGGCGTACCGCTATCCGGATGTACAAGCGAGGCCGGTCTCAAGCCAGTATTGCCGAAGAACTCGGGCTGCGCCGCCCCACCATTTCCGCCTGGGTGGTGCGTGAGGCAGCACTAGGTGCGCAGGGATTCAAAGAACAGAAGCGCGGTCGCGCCGAAGGCACCGGCCGTCGGCTGACCGAGGCGCAGGAAGCCCGGATCAAGCAGGACATCGTGGATCGCACGCCAGACCAGATGAAGCTGAGGTTTGCCCTGTGGAGTGCTCAGGCGGTCAAGGCTGTAATCAAGCAGATGTTTCTGATCGATCTGCCGATCCGTACTGTCCGTCTGTACTTGGCCCGCTGGGGCTTTACGCCGCAGCGCCCGCTCAAACGCGCTTATGAGCAGCGACCGGCAGCAGTCGAGAAATGGCTCAAGGAGGAATACCCGGCTATCGTCGCGCGTGCCAAAGCGGAAATGGCTGAAATCAGCTGGGGCGACGAATCGGCGGTGTCGAGTGTTGAGCACTTTCCGCGTGGCTACGCCCCAAAAGGCCAAACCCCAGTTCTGGTGTTATCCCAATCGAAAAGAGCGCGCATCAACTTGATTTCGGCCATTACCAACCAAGGCAAGATGCGCTTCATGCTGTACCGGGAGACCTTGACGGCCCGGGTGCTGATCAAGTTTCTGATGCGGCTGATCCGTGATGCTGGCGGCAAGAAGGTGTTCTTGATCCTCGACAACTTGCGCGTGCATCACAGCAAGCTGGTGCAAGCATGGTTGGAGGAGGAAGAGAACAAGAAGGCGATTGAGTTGTTCTTCCTGCCCAGCTACTCACCGGAACTGAACCCGGATGAATACTTGAACGGCGACCTGAAGGCCAGAATGAGCGCAGGTGAGCCGGTTCGATCAGACGGTCAACTTCAAGGGAAAGTGCTGTCCCATTTACGCTCATTGCAGAAGCAGCCGGCCAGAATCCGGTCGTACTTCCGGCATGAAAAAATCCGCTACGCGGCATGAGCTTTCTGTACGGTATTTGACTGCCGGATTAATAAGTAATAAACATTATTGCCAATCACCTGTCGAATTGCATACAACTCAATGCATTCGCACCCTCGACGATTGGATAAGCTATGAAAGGATGTCTTTTCGCGGCGCTGGCCGTCCTCTCGACCATCGGCGCCTCTACGCCGGCCCTCGCCGACGGGATCGGAGATCAACTGGCCGACTCGGTCTGCCTGTCCCTGAGCACGCCGGCGCTGCCGCCAGCCTACGTGGCCGGCAACGATGTCGACATCAGCAAACCCGGCCTGGCCGACGCTGGACTGGTCTTCGAGGAGCACGGCAAGAAATGGTATCGCTGGACCAAGCTGCCGGAAGCCGGGCCGACAGCGGCGACAACCCATGTCTACGCCCTGTGCCAGGTGTATGCGCAGACGGAGCGGCCGTCTCCGACCACGCCGCCGTCCATCGCCTTCGTGCTCCGGGCCGACAAGGCCGTCGGGCCGGGCACGGCCAACTGGTTCGCCTATATCAGAAATCCATGACCGTCCCGCCGCCCGTCCGGGGCGGGATTCAATCGTCGACCCCGCCGCCCAGCGCGCGGTACAGCGCCACCATATTGCCGGCCTCGGCCAGCCGCGCGGCGATCGACGACTGGCGCGCCGCCTGCGCCGCGCGCTGCGCCTCCAGCAGGCTCAAATAGCCATCCAGGCCCAGCCGGTAGCGCGACTCGGCCAGCCGCTGCGCGGCTTCCGCGCTGAGGAGCGCCGCCTGCCGGGCCTGCCGCTCGTCGGCGACGGGGCCGCGCCTGGCCAACGCCTCGGCCGTTTCCCGGAAACCGGCCTGCAGCGCCTTCTCGTAAACCGCCCGCGCCGCCAGCCGCTGCGCGTCGGCCTGATCGACGCCGGCGCGGGCGGCCCCGCCGTCCAGCAAGGGCATGCCGACATTCAAGGCCGCGGCGAAGGCCCGCGCCGGCGTCGCCAGCAGGCCGGCCAGCGTCAGGCCACTGAGGCCGGCGCTGGCGTCCAGACCCAGCCTGGGCAACAGCGCCGCGCGCGCGGCGGCGACATCGGCGTCGGCGGCGCGCAGCAGGCTCTCCGCCTGGCGCACGTCGGGCCGACGCAGCAAGACGCTGGCCGGCGCGTCCAGCGGCGGCACCGTCAGCGTATAGTCGCGGGCATCCAGGCCGGCCGGCAGCCGCGCCTCGTCCAGCGCGTCGCCGACCAAGAGCTGCAAGGCCAGCCGGTCCGCCTCCGCCTGCCCCTGGTAGCGGGCGACATCGGCCCGCGCCTGGTGGCGCACCGCCTCCATCGCGTTCAGATCCAGTTGCGACGAGGCGCCCAGCCGCAGCCGTTCCCGCGTCAGCGCCAGCGAACGCTCGGCGCTGTCCAGCGTGGCGCGCGCCGCCGCCAGCTGGCTGCGGTCGGCCGCCAGCGTCAGATAGGCGCTGGCGGTCTCGGCGATCAGACTGACCCGTGCCGCCTGCGCGCCGGCCTCGCTGGCCAGATAGCGCCGCCACTCCGCGTCGCTGAGACTCCGCACGCGGCCGAACAGGTCCAGCTCGAAAGCGCTGACGCCCAGGCCGGCGCCGACGCTGTGGCTGTCGGCATCGAGCGCCGCCGCGCCGCCGCGCGTCAACTGCCGGCTGGCATTGCCCTGCAGCTGCGCCGTCGGCAGTCGCGCCGCGTCCTGTATCCGGTACTGCGCCCGCGCCGCCAGCACATTGGCGGCCGCCACGCGCAGATCGCGATTATTGGCCAGCGCCGCCGCTATCGTCTCGCGCAGGCCGGCGTCGACAAAGAAGTGCCGCCACGCCGCCGGCGCTTGGGCGACGCCCGCCTCCGCCGACGGCCAGCTTTCGGGCACCGGCGCGGCCGGCGGCCGATAAGCCGGTTCCGATGTCGCGCAGGCCGTCAGCGCCGCGCAGACCAGCAAGATGGGAATCCGCTTCATGGCCGCGCCTCCGCCAGCTTCAAACGCCGCGGTGCGACGCGGCCGGCCAAACCTCGTATCAATACATGCGCCAGCGGCACGAAAAACAGCGTCAACAGCGTGGCGGACACCACCCCGCCCAACACCGCCGCGCCGATGGCGTTCTGGCTGCCGGCCCCCGGCCCGCCGGCCCAGACCAGCGGCGCCACGCCGACGCCGAAGGCCAGCGAAGTCATCAAGATGGGCCGCAGCCGCTGCCTGGCGGCGGCCAATGCCGCGTCCAGCGCCGCGTCGCCGCGCCGTATCGCCGCCTCGGCGAATTCTATGATCAGGATGGCGTTCTTCGCCGACAGGCCCATCGTCGTCAGCAGGCCCACCTGGAAGTAGATGTCGTTGGAGAGGCCGCGCGCCATCACCGCCAGCACCGCGCCCAGCACGCCGAGCGGAATCGCCGTCATGGCGGCGCAGGGCACCAGCCAGCTTTCGTACAGCGCCGCCAGACACAGGAAGACGAACAATATCGACACCGCGTACAACAGCGGCGTCTGGCCGCTGGACAGCCGGTCCTGGTAGGACAGGCCGCTCCATTCGTACTGGGTGCCCGGCAACTTGCCGGCGACGGCCTCCACCGCCCGCATCGCCTCGCCGGAGCTGACGCCTGCGGCGGCCGAGCCCGACAGCGGCAGCGCCGGCAGGCCGTTGTAGCGGTTCAGCTGCGCCGGGCCGTATTCCCAGCGCGCGCGGGCGAAGGCGGAGAACGGCGTCATCGTGCCGTCGGCGCCGCGGACGAACCACAGGCCCAGGTCCTCGGGCTTGGCGCGGTACGGCGCGTCGGCCTGCATCATCACCTTCTTCACCCGGCCGCGGTCGACGAAATCGTTGATGTAGCGCCCGCCCCAGGCCGCGCCCAGCGTGTCGGCGATATTGGCCGGATCCAGCCCCAACGCGGCGGCCTTGCCCTGGTCGACGTCCAGCCGCAGCTGCGGCTTGTCGTCGGCGGCGCCGGAACGCACGGCGCTGAGCCTGTCGTCGCCCTGGGCGGCCTTCATCAGCTGGTCGCGCGCCTTGGCGAGATGCTCGCGGCCCTGGCCCGACACATCCTGCAGCCAGAACTCGAAGCCGTTGGTCTGGCCCAGCCCGCCTATCGGCGGCAGCACCATGCCGAAGACCTCGGCGTCGCGCTGCGAGGCCAGCGCGGCGGTGGCGCGGTCCGCTATCGCCTGGGCGCTGTTCTCGGCGCCGCGCCGCAGCGACCAGTCCTTCAG is a window encoding:
- a CDS encoding reprolysin-like metallopeptidase produces the protein MIFGDLFPACSSQAPANLDQQRQGRVLDFDAQVLLQALEQARSGGEAGGIGLMLFPGVGGVCLSHRTESPRPGLHLWHGLAAGGRDLSACLAFSVREEQGAMLAGKVVVDGRHYLIHPAGDAQVRVTLSPPPEPLHCDTVAQRPVRSGEAGVLDADSGRRVRFVAAEEPALISICAFYPAAAAKAQLKIGQAEIELAMLLVQDDTNTVFANSRMPARVHIEARPFAGEPKNIDTQGLLGEALDDKGSLHAELLAHLAEGKTDIVVLLAVHGTLSPSGLGVVVGKAGDIPAPPNAAGVAFHQRVLALALQVTRPSGKPWNMLSPDHALAHELGHLLGARHSEHEEMESGDVSDQLYGYARGYIPPDKSFFTVMAYSSDADDGARALPMYSDHEQTWQGQPTGIAPGLPNAASAAPFLRWSAQELSRYKTGGLKSSSDQVATLKVAVWGIVDQDGAMVELKGVDEAEAAAVIPRGLSHLPRHGTVTVIVAPREGVRLDHWKVDGVAVVGAQRHTAEWPIALTMDESHTLDIYFDIRADIVAAPQCLPAGAINLLPKPGPSLPGRYLVAAGHSKSMAAFSLRQVAATEVTEWREDGVAKAWGGGIHQFELTSTGPRELEARLRRRECKLKIERIPVDSKCLSYFDEEPGNERLHGAARGQRISLEFPNLFKLFDHWEINGQRVAGRQDEHKMSCYLDFSMDGDTVVRVCLNGWQDAVPVTFELVPPLPGLVSLRFIGEQNPDFSVRLTDPGDAYHFNKGARVRLSPASAKRYGITHWAVGDGARTAIADALTMAGSQRVRFFRDV
- a CDS encoding IS630 family transposase; this encodes MEKIDVRKLELAAREQLRRTAIRMYKRGRSQASIAEELGLRRPTISAWVVREAALGAQGFKEQKRGRAEGTGRRLTEAQEARIKQDIVDRTPDQMKLRFALWSAQAVKAVIKQMFLIDLPIRTVRLYLARWGFTPQRPLKRAYEQRPAAVEKWLKEEYPAIVARAKAEMAEISWGDESAVSSVEHFPRGYAPKGQTPVLVLSQSKRARINLISAITNQGKMRFMLYRETLTARVLIKFLMRLIRDAGGKKVFLILDNLRVHHSKLVQAWLEEEENKKAIELFFLPSYSPELNPDEYLNGDLKARMSAGEPVRSDGQLQGKVLSHLRSLQKQPARIRSYFRHEKIRYAA
- a CDS encoding efflux transporter outer membrane subunit; protein product: MKRIPILLVCAALTACATSEPAYRPPAAPVPESWPSAEAGVAQAPAAWRHFFVDAGLRETIAAALANNRDLRVAAANVLAARAQYRIQDAARLPTAQLQGNASRQLTRGGAAALDADSHSVGAGLGVSAFELDLFGRVRSLSDAEWRRYLASEAGAQAARVSLIAETASAYLTLAADRSQLAAARATLDSAERSLALTRERLRLGASSQLDLNAMEAVRHQARADVARYQGQAEADRLALQLLVGDALDEARLPAGLDARDYTLTVPPLDAPASVLLRRPDVRQAESLLRAADADVAAARAALLPRLGLDASAGLSGLTLAGLLATPARAFAAALNVGMPLLDGGAARAGVDQADAQRLAARAVYEKALQAGFRETAEALARRGPVADERQARQAALLSAEAAQRLAESRYRLGLDGYLSLLEAQRAAQAARQSSIAARLAEAGNMVALYRALGGGVDD